In Pseudomonas oryzicola, one DNA window encodes the following:
- a CDS encoding HlyC/CorC family transporter, which translates to MSEDRSSNGQKSWLGKLTQAFAHEPKNRQELLELLREAHQNKLLDSEALTIVEGAIQVADLQVRDIMVPRSQMISIKASQSPREFLPAVIDAAHSRYPVIGESHDDVLGILLAKDLLPLILKENGDSFNIKDLLRPATFVPESKRLNVLLREFRANHNHMAIVIDEYGGVAGLVTIEDVLEQIVGDIEDEHDVEEDSYIKPLPSGDFLVKALTPIENFNEFFDSEFSDDEFDTVGGLVMSAFGHLPKRNETTEIGPYKFRILNADSRRIHLLRLTPITR; encoded by the coding sequence ATGAGCGAAGATCGATCGAGCAACGGGCAGAAGTCCTGGCTGGGTAAACTGACCCAGGCTTTTGCCCATGAGCCGAAAAACCGCCAGGAGCTCCTCGAGCTGCTGCGCGAAGCCCATCAGAACAAACTGCTGGACAGCGAAGCACTGACCATCGTCGAAGGCGCCATCCAGGTCGCCGACCTGCAGGTGCGCGACATCATGGTGCCGCGCTCGCAGATGATCAGCATCAAGGCCAGCCAGTCGCCACGCGAATTCCTGCCGGCGGTGATCGACGCTGCGCACTCGCGCTACCCGGTGATCGGCGAAAGCCACGACGATGTGCTGGGGATCCTGCTCGCCAAGGACCTGCTGCCGCTGATCCTCAAGGAAAACGGCGACAGCTTCAACATCAAGGACCTGCTGCGCCCGGCCACCTTCGTGCCCGAGTCCAAACGCCTGAACGTGCTGCTGCGCGAATTCCGCGCCAACCACAATCACATGGCCATCGTCATCGACGAGTACGGCGGCGTAGCCGGCCTGGTCACCATCGAAGACGTGCTGGAACAGATCGTCGGCGACATCGAGGACGAACACGACGTCGAGGAAGACAGTTACATCAAGCCGCTGCCGAGCGGTGACTTCCTGGTCAAGGCACTGACCCCGATCGAGAACTTCAACGAGTTCTTTGACAGCGAATTCTCCGATGACGAGTTCGACACGGTGGGCGGCCTGGTGATGAGCGCCTTCGGCCACCTGCCCAAGCGCAACGAGACCACCGAGATCGGCCCCTACAAGTTCCGTATTCTCAACGCCGACAGCCGGCGGATACACTTGCTGCGCCTGACACCGATCACCCGTTAA
- the hemL gene encoding glutamate-1-semialdehyde 2,1-aminomutase produces the protein MSRSEALFAQAQKHIPGGVNSPVRAFRSVGGTPLFFKHAEGAYVVDEDDKRYVDYVGSWGPMILGHGHPEVLDSVRKQLQHGLSYGAPTAMETEMADLVCSLVPSMEMVRMVSSGTEATMSAIRLARGYTGRDAIIKFEGCYHGHSDSLLVKAGSGLLTQGVPNSAGVPADFAKHTLTLPFNDIAAVEKTLAEVGQTVACIIVEPVAGNMNCVPPAPGFLEGLREQCDKHGVVLIFDEVMTGFRVSLGGAQGHYGIKPDLSTFGKIVGGGMPVGCFGGKREIMGCIAPLGPVYQAGTLSGNPLAMAAGLTTLKLISRPGFHAELTDYTSRMLDGLQQRADAAGVPFVTTQAGGMFGLYFSGADDIVTFDDVMASDAERFKRFFHLMLDGGVYLAPSAFEAGFTSIAHGDKELQITLDAAEKAFAALK, from the coding sequence ATGTCCCGTTCCGAAGCCCTGTTCGCCCAAGCCCAGAAGCACATTCCCGGTGGCGTCAACTCGCCGGTCCGCGCTTTCCGGAGCGTTGGCGGCACGCCACTGTTCTTCAAGCATGCCGAAGGCGCCTACGTCGTTGACGAGGACGACAAACGCTATGTCGACTACGTTGGCTCCTGGGGCCCGATGATCCTCGGCCACGGCCATCCGGAGGTACTGGACTCGGTACGCAAGCAGCTGCAGCACGGCCTGTCCTACGGCGCGCCGACCGCCATGGAAACCGAAATGGCCGACTTGGTCTGCTCGCTGGTGCCGTCCATGGAAATGGTTCGCATGGTCAGCTCGGGCACCGAAGCCACCATGAGCGCCATCCGCCTGGCCCGTGGCTACACCGGCCGTGACGCCATCATCAAATTCGAGGGCTGCTACCACGGCCACTCCGACAGCCTGCTGGTAAAAGCCGGCTCCGGCCTGCTGACCCAGGGCGTGCCAAACTCGGCTGGCGTGCCGGCGGACTTCGCCAAGCACACCCTGACCCTGCCGTTCAACGACATCGCCGCCGTCGAGAAGACCCTGGCGGAAGTCGGCCAGACCGTGGCCTGCATCATCGTCGAGCCGGTGGCCGGCAACATGAACTGCGTCCCCCCGGCGCCCGGCTTCCTCGAAGGCCTGCGCGAGCAGTGCGACAAGCACGGCGTGGTACTGATCTTCGACGAAGTGATGACCGGTTTCCGTGTTTCCCTGGGCGGCGCCCAGGGCCACTACGGCATCAAGCCAGACCTGTCGACCTTCGGCAAGATCGTGGGTGGCGGCATGCCGGTCGGCTGCTTCGGTGGCAAGCGCGAGATCATGGGTTGCATCGCCCCGCTCGGCCCGGTCTATCAGGCCGGCACCCTGTCGGGTAACCCATTGGCCATGGCTGCCGGCCTGACCACCCTGAAGCTGATCAGCCGCCCGGGCTTCCACGCCGAACTGACCGACTACACCAGCCGCATGCTCGACGGCCTGCAACAGCGCGCCGATGCTGCTGGTGTGCCGTTCGTCACCACCCAGGCCGGCGGCATGTTCGGCCTTTACTTCAGCGGTGCCGACGACATCGTTACCTTCGACGACGTGATGGCCAGCGATGCGGAACGCTTCAAACGCTTCTTCCACCTGATGCTCGACGGTGGCGTGTACCTGGCGCCGAGCGCGTTCGAGGCGGGCTTCACCTCCATTGCCCATGGCGACAAGGAGCTGCAGATCACCCTGGATGCGGCTGAGAAGGCCTTTGCTGCGCTGAAGTAG
- the leuS gene encoding leucine--tRNA ligase: MHEQYTPRDIEAAAQKFWDEQQSFAVTEQPGKDTYYCLSMFPYPSGKLHMGHVRNYTIGDVIARYQRMLGKNVLQPMGWDAFGMPAENAAMKNNVAPAKWTYENIDYMKTQLKSLGLAIDWAREVTTCKPDYYRWEQWLFTRLFEKGIIYRKNGTVNWDPADQTVLANEQVIDGRGWRSGALIEKREIPMYYFRITDYADELLESLDELPGWPEQVKTMQRNWIGKSRGMEVQFPYDQASIGHAGTLKVFTTRPDTLMGATYVAVAAEHPLATQAAQGNPALQAFIDECKSGSVAEADMATQEKKGMATSLLVEHPLTGEKLPVWVANYVLMHYGDGAVMAVPAHDERDFEFAHKYNLPVKAVVRTSAGDEVGSEWLAAYGEHGQLINSGEFDGLDFAGAFDAIEAALIRKELGKSRTQFRLRDWGISRQRYWGCPIPIIHCPSCGDVPVPEDQLPVTLPENVVPDGAGSPLARMPEFYECSCPKCGTAAKRETDTMDTFVESSWYFARYASPNYEGGMVDPKAANHWLPVDQYIGGIEHAILHLLYARFFHKLMRDEGLVTSNEPFKNLLTQGMVVAETYYRVASNGGKDWFNPADVEVERDAKAKIIGARLKTDGLPVEIGGTEKMSKSKNNGVDPQSMIDQYGADTCRLFMMFASPPDMSLEWSDSGVEGASRFLRRVWRLAQAHVAQGLPDKLDVAALDDAQKVIRRAIHAAIKQASTDVGQYHKFNTAIAQVMTVMNVLEKAPQATEQDRALLHEGLEAVTLLLAPITPHISHELWQQLGHQQAVIDASWPAVDEAALVQDTVTLVVQVNGKLRGQVEMPAAASREEIEAAARSNENVLRFIDGLTIRKVIVVPGKLVNIVAN, from the coding sequence ATGCACGAACAATACACGCCCCGTGATATCGAAGCCGCCGCCCAGAAGTTCTGGGACGAGCAACAATCGTTCGCTGTTACCGAACAGCCAGGCAAGGACACCTACTACTGCCTGTCGATGTTCCCGTACCCGAGCGGCAAGCTACACATGGGCCACGTGCGCAACTACACCATCGGTGACGTGATTGCCCGCTACCAGCGCATGCTGGGCAAGAACGTGCTGCAGCCGATGGGCTGGGACGCTTTCGGCATGCCTGCGGAAAACGCGGCGATGAAGAACAACGTCGCCCCGGCCAAGTGGACGTACGAAAACATCGACTACATGAAGACCCAGCTCAAGAGCCTGGGCCTGGCCATCGACTGGGCGCGTGAAGTCACTACCTGCAAGCCTGACTACTACCGTTGGGAGCAGTGGCTGTTCACCCGCCTGTTCGAAAAAGGCATCATCTACCGCAAGAACGGCACCGTGAACTGGGACCCGGCGGACCAGACCGTACTGGCCAACGAACAGGTCATCGATGGTCGTGGCTGGCGTTCGGGCGCGCTGATCGAGAAGCGCGAGATCCCGATGTACTACTTCCGCATCACCGACTACGCCGACGAGCTGCTGGAGAGCCTCGACGAGCTGCCGGGCTGGCCTGAACAGGTCAAGACCATGCAGCGCAACTGGATCGGCAAGTCGCGCGGCATGGAAGTGCAGTTCCCGTACGACCAGGCCAGCATTGGCCACGCAGGCACCCTCAAGGTCTTCACCACCCGCCCCGACACGCTGATGGGCGCCACCTACGTCGCCGTCGCCGCCGAGCACCCGCTGGCCACCCAGGCCGCCCAGGGCAACCCGGCGCTGCAGGCGTTCATCGACGAGTGCAAGAGCGGCAGCGTTGCCGAAGCCGACATGGCCACCCAGGAGAAGAAGGGCATGGCCACTTCTCTGCTGGTGGAGCACCCGCTGACCGGCGAGAAGCTTCCGGTGTGGGTCGCCAACTATGTGCTGATGCACTACGGCGATGGTGCGGTAATGGCCGTGCCGGCCCATGACGAGCGTGACTTCGAGTTCGCCCACAAGTACAACCTGCCGGTCAAGGCGGTGGTGCGCACCAGCGCTGGCGACGAAGTCGGCAGCGAATGGCTGGCCGCCTATGGCGAGCACGGCCAGTTGATCAACTCGGGCGAGTTCGACGGCCTGGACTTCGCCGGTGCCTTCGACGCCATCGAAGCCGCCCTGATCCGCAAGGAACTGGGCAAGTCGCGTACCCAGTTCCGCCTGCGCGACTGGGGTATCAGCCGCCAGCGCTACTGGGGCTGCCCGATCCCGATCATCCACTGCCCGTCCTGCGGCGACGTACCGGTGCCGGAAGACCAGCTGCCGGTCACCCTGCCGGAGAACGTGGTGCCGGACGGTGCCGGTTCGCCACTGGCGCGCATGCCGGAATTCTACGAATGCAGCTGCCCGAAATGTGGCACCGCAGCCAAGCGCGAAACCGACACCATGGACACCTTCGTCGAGTCGTCCTGGTACTTCGCCCGCTACGCCTCGCCGAACTACGAAGGTGGCATGGTCGACCCGAAAGCGGCCAACCACTGGCTGCCGGTCGACCAGTACATCGGCGGTATCGAGCACGCCATTCTGCACCTGCTGTATGCACGCTTCTTCCACAAGCTGATGCGTGACGAAGGCCTGGTCACCTCGAACGAGCCGTTCAAGAACCTGCTGACCCAGGGCATGGTGGTCGCCGAAACCTACTACCGTGTGGCCAGCAACGGCGGCAAGGACTGGTTCAACCCGGCCGATGTCGAGGTCGAGCGCGATGCCAAGGCCAAGATCATTGGCGCGCGCCTGAAAACCGACGGCCTGCCGGTGGAAATCGGCGGCACCGAGAAGATGTCGAAGTCGAAGAACAATGGCGTCGACCCGCAATCGATGATCGACCAGTACGGCGCCGATACCTGCCGCCTGTTCATGATGTTCGCCTCGCCACCCGACATGAGCCTGGAATGGTCCGACTCCGGCGTCGAGGGTGCCAGCCGCTTCCTGCGTCGCGTCTGGCGCCTGGCCCAGGCACACGTGGCCCAGGGGCTGCCGGACAAGCTGGACGTCGCCGCCCTGGACGACGCGCAGAAGGTCATCCGCCGCGCCATCCACGCTGCCATCAAGCAGGCCAGCACCGATGTCGGCCAGTACCACAAGTTCAACACCGCCATCGCCCAGGTGATGACCGTGATGAACGTGCTGGAGAAGGCCCCGCAGGCCACCGAACAGGACCGCGCCCTGCTGCACGAAGGCCTCGAGGCCGTGACCCTGCTGCTGGCACCGATCACTCCGCACATCTCCCACGAGCTGTGGCAACAGCTGGGCCACCAGCAGGCCGTCATCGACGCCAGCTGGCCAGCCGTCGACGAAGCGGCCCTGGTACAGGACACCGTCACCCTGGTGGTGCAGGTCAACGGCAAGCTGCGTGGCCAGGTGGAAATGCCGGCCGCCGCCAGCCGTGAAGAAATCGAAGCGGCCGCGCGCAGCAACGAAAACGTCCTGCGCTTCATCGATGGCCTGACCATCCGCAAGGTCATCGTGGTACCGGGCAAGCTGGTCAACATCGTCGCCAACTGA
- the ybeY gene encoding rRNA maturation RNase YbeY: MLELDMQRATDAAAPDDTAFRQWCELALRQRSADSEMTIRLVDEAEGRELNRTYRHKDYATNVLSFPAEVPDDLLDIPLLGDLVICVPVVEREAAEQGKSLDAHWAHLVIHGCLHLLGYDHIEDEEAEEMEGLERELLAELGHPDPYADDETDSITH, from the coding sequence ATGCTTGAACTCGACATGCAACGGGCCACGGATGCCGCCGCCCCGGATGACACCGCCTTCCGCCAGTGGTGCGAACTGGCCCTGCGCCAGCGTAGCGCCGATTCGGAGATGACCATTCGTCTGGTCGATGAAGCCGAGGGGCGTGAGCTGAACCGCACCTACCGGCACAAGGATTACGCGACCAATGTGCTGTCGTTCCCGGCCGAAGTGCCCGATGACCTGCTCGATATCCCCTTGCTGGGCGACCTGGTGATCTGCGTACCGGTGGTCGAGCGCGAAGCGGCCGAACAAGGCAAGTCGCTCGACGCGCACTGGGCGCACCTGGTAATCCACGGCTGCCTGCATTTGCTCGGCTATGACCACATCGAGGATGAGGAAGCCGAGGAAATGGAAGGCCTGGAACGGGAATTGCTGGCGGAACTGGGTCACCCCGACCCCTACGCCGATGATGAAACCGACTCAATCACACACTGA
- the thiE gene encoding thiamine phosphate synthase produces MKLRGLYAITDSQLLAGRFLSHVEAALDGGVCLLQYRDKGDDAARRLREAEGLMKLCERYGTQLIINDDAELAARLGVGVHLGQTDGPLTPARALLGRQAIIGSTCHANLDLAVQAAREGASYVAFGRFFNSVTKPGAPAASIELLEQARAQVKLPIAVIGGITLDNAAPLVAHGADLLAVIHGLFGADSAQEVTRRARAFNALFAS; encoded by the coding sequence ATGAAGCTACGCGGTCTGTACGCCATCACCGATAGCCAGCTGCTCGCCGGCCGTTTCCTCTCGCATGTCGAAGCGGCACTGGATGGCGGCGTATGCCTGCTGCAGTACCGCGACAAGGGCGACGACGCGGCCCGGCGCCTGCGCGAAGCCGAAGGGCTGATGAAGCTCTGCGAGCGCTACGGCACCCAGCTGATCATTAATGACGACGCCGAACTGGCTGCGCGCCTGGGTGTCGGCGTGCACCTGGGCCAGACCGACGGCCCGTTGACCCCGGCCCGCGCCTTGCTCGGCCGCCAGGCGATTATCGGTTCCACCTGCCACGCCAACCTTGACCTGGCCGTCCAGGCCGCCCGGGAAGGCGCCAGCTACGTCGCCTTCGGCCGCTTCTTCAACTCCGTCACCAAGCCGGGTGCGCCCGCTGCCAGCATCGAGCTGCTGGAGCAGGCCCGCGCCCAGGTGAAACTGCCGATCGCGGTAATCGGCGGCATTACCCTCGACAACGCTGCCCCGCTGGTCGCCCATGGTGCCGACCTGCTGGCGGTGATCCACGGCCTGTTCGGTGCCGACAGCGCGCAGGAAGTCACCCGCCGCGCCCGCGCCTTCAACGCCTTGTTCGCATCCTGA
- a CDS encoding YdcF family protein, with protein MAFRFFLKQWLMPPGILFLLLLAAWWLRARRPRLAALCFAVGLAGLWLMSLPLVMQQTARVLETEPPLAVNDWASLASRADAIVVLGAGRERGDLAWGGGDQPTATALERMRLAARLAKASGLPVLTSGGLHYGSPPSEARLMADCLQADFDVTVKWREEASRTTWENARFTAKVLQPLGIRRVVLVTQAWHMQRSRWSFEQAGFVVVPAPVGFLGREHARPFAGLLPESRAMWQSGQLLNEGVGLAGYRLFY; from the coding sequence ATGGCGTTCCGATTCTTCCTCAAGCAATGGTTGATGCCGCCGGGCATCCTGTTCCTGCTGCTGTTGGCGGCATGGTGGTTGCGCGCGCGCCGTCCGCGGCTGGCCGCGTTGTGCTTTGCCGTGGGCCTGGCAGGCCTGTGGCTGATGAGCTTGCCGCTGGTAATGCAGCAAACGGCACGTGTGCTGGAAACGGAGCCGCCGCTGGCGGTGAATGACTGGGCGAGCCTGGCAAGCCGGGCAGATGCCATCGTGGTGCTGGGGGCGGGGCGCGAACGTGGTGACCTGGCCTGGGGCGGTGGCGACCAGCCCACGGCCACCGCTTTGGAGCGCATGCGCCTTGCTGCACGGCTGGCCAAGGCCTCGGGCCTGCCGGTGCTGACCAGTGGCGGGCTGCACTACGGCTCGCCACCGAGTGAGGCACGCTTGATGGCCGATTGCTTGCAGGCAGATTTCGACGTGACGGTGAAGTGGCGGGAGGAAGCCAGCCGCACGACCTGGGAAAATGCCCGTTTTACGGCCAAGGTCCTGCAACCGTTGGGGATACGCCGGGTGGTGCTGGTGACCCAGGCCTGGCACATGCAGCGTTCGCGCTGGAGCTTCGAGCAGGCGGGGTTCGTGGTGGTGCCGGCGCCGGTCGGGTTTCTTGGGCGCGAGCATGCGCGACCGTTTGCCGGGTTGCTGCCGGAAAGCCGGGCGATGTGGCAGAGCGGGCAGTTGCTCAATGAAGGGGTGGGGCTGGCAGGGTATCGGCTGTTCTATTGA
- a CDS encoding PhoH family protein, with amino-acid sequence MNAPIQPHRFILEPFEAHRFANLCGQFDEHLRLIEQRLAIEIRNRGNQFELIGEPKTTSAAEQLLRRLYRETKATDLSPETVHLYLQESTVENIDNPAVNEVSVSLRTRKGNIRPRGVNQQRYVKEILANDINFGIGPAGTGKTYLAVACAVDALEREQVRRILLVRPAVEAGEKLGFLPGDLAQKIDPYLRPLYDALYEMLGFEHVAKLIERQVIEIAPLAYMRGRTLNNSFIILDESQNTTLEQMKMFLTRIGFGSTAVITGDITQVDLPRGTKSGLAHVIEVLKDVPGISFTHFQPKDVVRHPLVQRIVEAYDRFDARQAKPEAPGKDA; translated from the coding sequence TTGAACGCACCCATACAACCCCATCGTTTCATCCTCGAACCCTTCGAGGCCCACCGTTTCGCCAACCTGTGCGGCCAGTTCGACGAGCACTTGCGCCTGATCGAACAGCGCCTGGCCATCGAGATCCGCAACCGCGGCAATCAGTTCGAACTGATCGGCGAACCCAAGACCACCTCTGCCGCCGAGCAACTGCTGCGCCGTCTCTATCGCGAGACCAAGGCCACCGACCTGTCGCCGGAAACCGTGCACCTGTACCTGCAGGAGTCGACCGTCGAGAACATCGACAATCCGGCAGTCAACGAGGTCAGCGTTTCGCTGCGTACGCGCAAGGGCAATATCCGCCCGCGCGGTGTCAACCAGCAGCGCTACGTCAAGGAAATCCTGGCCAACGATATCAACTTCGGCATCGGCCCGGCCGGTACCGGCAAGACCTACCTGGCGGTGGCCTGCGCCGTGGACGCGCTGGAACGTGAACAGGTGCGCCGCATCCTGCTGGTGCGCCCAGCGGTCGAGGCAGGCGAAAAACTCGGCTTCCTGCCCGGTGACCTGGCCCAGAAGATCGACCCGTACCTGCGTCCGTTGTATGACGCCCTGTACGAAATGCTCGGTTTCGAACACGTGGCCAAGCTGATCGAGCGCCAGGTGATCGAGATCGCCCCGCTGGCCTACATGCGTGGCCGCACCCTGAACAACAGCTTCATCATCCTCGACGAAAGCCAGAACACCACCCTTGAGCAGATGAAGATGTTCCTGACCCGTATCGGCTTCGGCTCCACGGCGGTCATCACCGGCGACATCACCCAGGTCGACCTGCCCCGTGGCACCAAGTCGGGCCTGGCGCACGTCATCGAGGTGCTGAAGGACGTTCCGGGGATCAGCTTCACCCACTTCCAGCCCAAGGATGTGGTTCGTCACCCACTGGTACAGCGCATTGTCGAAGCCTACGACCGTTTCGATGCCCGCCAGGCCAAACCCGAGGCACCTGGCAAAGATGCTTGA
- a CDS encoding DUF1820 family protein: MSKREPAIYKVIFLNQGQVFEMYAKQIYQSDLWGFLEIEEFVFGERSQLVVDPSEEKLKSQFDGVIRSFVPLHSIVRIDEVERLGTAKISEAKGGGNVMPFPMPMPEK, translated from the coding sequence ATGAGCAAACGCGAACCCGCCATTTACAAGGTGATCTTCCTCAACCAGGGGCAGGTCTTCGAGATGTATGCCAAGCAGATCTACCAGAGCGACCTGTGGGGCTTCCTGGAAATCGAGGAGTTCGTGTTCGGCGAGCGCTCGCAGCTGGTGGTGGACCCGAGCGAAGAGAAGCTCAAGAGCCAGTTCGACGGGGTGATCCGCAGTTTCGTGCCGCTGCATTCGATCGTGCGCATCGACGAGGTGGAGCGCCTGGGCACCGCCAAGATCAGCGAAGCCAAGGGTGGCGGCAACGTGATGCCGTTCCCCATGCCGATGCCGGAGAAGTAA
- a CDS encoding tetratricopeptide repeat protein, producing MNRTGRALTLGCLLLLQPLLALAEGGNSLLIPATGRCTLNVQPEDLANALKACEQTATAGDAQAQFELGEYYYSQTPKNFDKALDWLQKASLQGHAEAQYRLGAMFYRGEGVKANNVQAYILLKMAAVNGAEDALDMADEVTEKMPRDELEHATQVLGQIFRKYLLELQNAEGRTPFSPLP from the coding sequence ATGAACCGCACCGGCCGCGCCCTGACCCTGGGCTGCCTGTTGCTTCTTCAGCCCCTGCTGGCCCTGGCAGAGGGCGGTAACTCGTTGCTGATTCCGGCGACGGGCCGCTGCACCTTGAACGTGCAGCCTGAAGACCTGGCAAACGCCCTGAAGGCCTGCGAACAGACGGCTACGGCGGGGGATGCCCAGGCGCAATTCGAACTCGGCGAGTACTACTACTCGCAAACCCCGAAAAACTTCGACAAAGCCCTGGACTGGTTGCAGAAGGCCTCGCTGCAAGGCCATGCCGAAGCCCAGTACCGCCTGGGTGCCATGTTCTACCGCGGCGAAGGGGTCAAGGCCAACAACGTGCAGGCCTACATCCTGCTGAAGATGGCTGCGGTCAACGGCGCCGAGGATGCGCTGGACATGGCTGACGAAGTGACCGAGAAAATGCCCCGCGACGAGCTGGAACATGCCACCCAGGTGCTCGGCCAGATCTTCCGCAAATACCTGCTGGAACTGCAGAACGCCGAAGGACGCACCCCGTTCTCGCCACTCCCCTGA
- the lnt gene encoding apolipoprotein N-acyltransferase, translated as MRWITRPGWPGNLLALVAGASTLLALAPFDIWPLALLSIALLYLGLRELSPRQAMWRGWWFGFGLYGAGTWWIYVSMNTYGGASPLLAILLLLAFFAALAWFFALPTWLWARWLRRNEAPLADALCFAALWLLQEAFRGWFLTGFPWLYAGYSQLDGPLAGLAPLGGVWLISFTLALSAALLCNLHRLRTRPSFLVVACLLLLAPWALGLALKGHAWTKPAGDPLKVAAIQGNVEQELKWDPAHIDAQLALYRDLSFSSRPVDLLVWPETAVPVLKDQAQGYIDVMGRFAAGRNSALITGVPVREVVHHQRRYYNGITVTGEGDGTYLKQKLVPFGEYVPLQDMLRGLIEFFNLPMSDFARGPEDQPLLQAKGYQIAPYICYEVVYPEFAAGLAARSDLLLTISNDTWFGTSIGPLQHLQMAQMRALEAGRWMIRATNNGVTALIDPFGRITTQIPQFQQAVLYGEVVPMQQLTPYLQWRSWPLAIVCALLLGWALLAGRIAKTV; from the coding sequence ATGCGTTGGATCACCCGCCCCGGCTGGCCCGGTAACCTGCTGGCCCTGGTGGCCGGCGCTTCCACTCTCCTGGCCCTGGCGCCATTCGACATCTGGCCGCTGGCCTTGCTGTCCATCGCCCTGCTCTACCTTGGCCTGCGCGAGCTCAGCCCGCGCCAGGCCATGTGGCGTGGCTGGTGGTTCGGCTTCGGCCTGTATGGCGCTGGTACCTGGTGGATCTACGTCAGCATGAACACCTACGGCGGCGCCTCGCCGTTGCTGGCGATTCTGCTGCTGCTGGCGTTCTTCGCCGCCCTTGCCTGGTTCTTCGCCCTGCCCACCTGGCTGTGGGCACGCTGGTTGCGGCGTAACGAAGCGCCGCTGGCCGACGCCCTGTGCTTCGCCGCCCTGTGGCTGTTGCAAGAGGCCTTCCGCGGCTGGTTCCTGACCGGTTTCCCCTGGTTGTACGCTGGCTATAGCCAGCTGGACGGCCCGCTGGCCGGCCTGGCCCCGCTGGGTGGCGTCTGGCTGATCTCCTTCACCCTGGCGCTGAGTGCCGCCCTGCTGTGCAACCTGCACCGCCTGCGTACGCGCCCCTCCTTCCTGGTCGTAGCCTGCCTGCTGTTGCTGGCGCCGTGGGCACTGGGCCTGGCACTCAAGGGCCATGCCTGGACCAAACCGGCAGGCGACCCGTTGAAGGTTGCAGCCATCCAGGGCAACGTCGAGCAGGAACTGAAATGGGACCCGGCACATATCGATGCGCAACTGGCGCTGTACCGTGACCTGAGCTTCAGCTCCCGGCCGGTGGACCTGCTGGTCTGGCCAGAAACCGCCGTACCCGTGCTCAAGGACCAGGCCCAGGGTTATATCGACGTGATGGGCCGCTTCGCCGCCGGGCGAAACTCGGCGCTGATCACCGGTGTGCCAGTGCGTGAAGTGGTGCACCACCAGCGCCGCTACTACAACGGCATCACTGTCACCGGTGAAGGCGACGGCACCTACCTCAAGCAAAAGCTGGTGCCGTTTGGCGAGTACGTACCGCTGCAGGACATGCTGCGCGGCCTGATCGAGTTCTTCAACCTGCCCATGTCGGACTTCGCTCGGGGCCCGGAGGACCAGCCACTACTGCAGGCAAAGGGCTATCAGATAGCGCCTTACATCTGCTATGAAGTGGTCTACCCCGAATTCGCCGCAGGCCTGGCAGCCCGCAGCGACCTGCTACTGACGATCAGCAACGACACCTGGTTCGGCACCTCGATCGGCCCGTTGCAACACCTGCAGATGGCGCAGATGCGTGCGCTGGAGGCCGGGCGCTGGATGATCCGCGCCACCAACAATGGTGTGACCGCGCTGATCGACCCGTTTGGCCGCATTACCACGCAGATTCCACAGTTCCAGCAGGCGGTGCTGTATGGCGAGGTGGTGCCGATGCAGCAGCTGACGCCATACCTGCAATGGCGCTCGTGGCCGCTGGCGATTGTCTGTGCATTGCTGCTGGGCTGGGCACTGCTGGCCGGGCGTATTGCCAAGACCGTCTGA